A genome region from Micromonospora peucetia includes the following:
- a CDS encoding YbaB/EbfC family nucleoid-associated protein — MSDPLSAFDALAGRLADIERRFAGLKDDLDELSGTATDDSGLVTATVDATGELTDLSLAPTALRAGTEDLAAMVLQAYRQARASATEQLNERTEGLDATLGAGLNGIFGTPGDFASLGRLDEAMGRLGRLDGRLPGPPA, encoded by the coding sequence ATGTCTGACCCGCTGTCCGCGTTCGACGCCCTCGCCGGACGGCTCGCCGACATCGAGCGCCGATTCGCCGGGCTCAAGGACGACCTGGACGAGCTGAGCGGCACCGCCACCGACGACAGCGGTCTGGTCACCGCGACCGTCGACGCCACCGGCGAACTCACCGACCTGAGCCTCGCGCCGACCGCCCTGCGGGCGGGCACGGAGGACCTCGCGGCGATGGTGCTCCAGGCGTACCGGCAGGCCCGCGCGTCGGCGACCGAACAGCTCAACGAGCGCACCGAGGGTCTCGACGCGACGCTCGGCGCGGGCCTGAACGGGATCTTCGGCACCCCCGGCGACTTCGCCTCCCTGGGCCGGCTGGATGAGGCCATGGGCCGGCTCGGGAGGCTTGACGGCCGCCTCCCGGGGCCGCCGGCATGA
- a CDS encoding SseB family protein: MTSPGWSDVVAQLHDTLSGCDRDTDLELAAGPRRLHLMVRRDAVLGVCPPYDEPRLAELGWQAPRGAGGWWHETPRTAEGLRWWSGFAARTAATVLTTEPGALSCQILPPTGPRVRPEPTVPRVRATEPAAPPTAAGAVPPASPVPSEPADPQEPAPASAAGSAQESVAVSPGPPGPGADDGQVAAGPAGEAGDESAPDGPAVLDLLGAAAARRDLPGYLSVLAAVAVCVPLAAEPGPGRDVPWTIVTGPTGAPLLPIFTSPDALTAFAGEGVPFVAVPCADLLAEWPNPAWGLVVDAGTPRALALSAPALTALLAANAPTG, encoded by the coding sequence ATGACGTCGCCGGGCTGGTCCGACGTCGTCGCCCAGCTCCACGACACGCTGTCGGGCTGCGACCGCGACACCGACCTGGAACTCGCCGCCGGCCCCCGCCGGCTGCACCTGATGGTGCGCCGGGACGCCGTCCTCGGGGTCTGCCCGCCGTACGACGAGCCACGCCTCGCCGAGCTCGGCTGGCAGGCGCCGCGCGGGGCCGGCGGGTGGTGGCACGAGACGCCGCGCACCGCCGAGGGCCTGCGCTGGTGGAGCGGCTTCGCGGCGCGGACCGCCGCCACGGTGCTCACCACGGAGCCCGGCGCGCTGTCCTGCCAGATCCTCCCGCCCACCGGCCCCCGGGTGCGGCCGGAGCCGACCGTGCCCCGTGTCCGGGCGACGGAACCCGCCGCGCCGCCGACAGCGGCCGGTGCCGTGCCGCCGGCCTCCCCGGTTCCGTCCGAGCCCGCCGACCCGCAGGAACCCGCGCCGGCTTCAGCGGCCGGGTCCGCGCAGGAATCCGTGGCGGTTTCCCCGGGCCCGCCCGGGCCCGGTGCCGACGACGGCCAGGTGGCGGCCGGCCCTGCGGGCGAGGCGGGGGACGAATCGGCCCCGGACGGCCCGGCCGTACTTGATCTTCTCGGTGCCGCCGCCGCACGGCGGGACCTGCCCGGCTACCTCAGCGTCCTCGCCGCCGTGGCGGTCTGCGTACCGCTGGCGGCGGAGCCGGGGCCGGGGCGCGACGTGCCGTGGACGATCGTCACCGGCCCGACCGGCGCGCCGCTGCTGCCCATCTTCACCTCCCCGGACGCGCTGACCGCCTTCGCCGGGGAGGGCGTGCCGTTCGTCGCCGTGCCATGCGCGGACCTGCTCGCGGAATGGCCGAACCCGGCATGGGGGTTGGTGGTGGACGCGGGCACTCCGCGCGCCCTCGCCCTGTCCGCCCCGGCGCTGACCGCCCTGCTGGCCGCGAACGCACCCACCGGCTGA
- a CDS encoding DUF5703 family protein, whose amino-acid sequence MDYEYAPLRLPPNVDRLTAAAQLAIQAEFSGWELARVRLYRDGTRQVVLRRRRVNQPQPGLSY is encoded by the coding sequence ATGGACTACGAGTACGCGCCACTGCGGTTGCCGCCGAACGTCGACCGGTTGACCGCCGCGGCGCAGTTGGCGATCCAGGCGGAGTTCTCCGGGTGGGAGTTGGCGCGGGTACGGCTGTACCGCGACGGCACGCGGCAGGTGGTGCTGCGCCGCCGTCGGGTCAACCAGCCGCAGCCGGGACTCTCGTACTGA
- a CDS encoding M20/M25/M40 family metallo-hydrolase has protein sequence MTSNTASARPDPTDEVVDLCRDLLRIDTTNTGDNDTSAGERLAAEYVAEKLAEVGVESVIHESAPGRANLLARIPGTDPSRGALLVHGHLDVVPADADEWSVHPFSGELRDGYLWGRGAIDMKDFDAMVLAVVRHWQRTGVRPPRDIVLAYTADEEAGSDYGAHFLVERHRDLLDGCTEAIGEVGGFSYSVNDSQRLYLIETAEKGIDWLRLHARGRPGHGSMMHDDNAVTALAEAVARIGRHRFPVVVTDTVRAFLEEVSDLLGIELDPEDPETAIAKLGPIANIIGATIRNTANPTRLAAGYKDNVIPGRATATIDCRSLPGQSELLERQLRELVGPDIAIEYLQRQPALETTFDGDLVEAMSAALRAEDPGARPVPYMLSGGTDAKAFSQLGIRCFGFAPLRLPADLNFSALFHGIDERVPVDGLQFGVRVLDRFLRTC, from the coding sequence ATGACGAGCAACACCGCCTCCGCCCGACCCGACCCCACCGACGAGGTCGTCGACCTCTGCCGCGACCTCCTGCGGATCGACACCACCAACACCGGGGACAACGACACCAGCGCGGGCGAACGCCTCGCCGCCGAGTACGTGGCGGAGAAACTGGCCGAGGTGGGCGTCGAGTCGGTCATCCACGAGTCGGCGCCCGGCCGGGCCAACCTGCTCGCCCGCATCCCGGGCACCGACCCGAGCCGCGGGGCGCTGCTGGTGCACGGCCACCTCGACGTCGTCCCCGCCGACGCCGACGAGTGGTCGGTGCACCCGTTCTCCGGGGAGCTGCGCGACGGCTACCTGTGGGGCCGGGGCGCCATCGACATGAAGGACTTCGACGCGATGGTGCTGGCCGTGGTGCGGCACTGGCAGCGCACCGGGGTCCGCCCGCCCCGCGACATCGTGCTCGCGTACACCGCCGACGAGGAGGCGGGCAGCGACTACGGCGCGCACTTCCTGGTCGAGCGGCACCGCGACCTGCTCGACGGCTGCACCGAGGCCATCGGCGAGGTCGGCGGCTTCTCGTACTCGGTCAACGACAGTCAGCGGCTCTATCTGATCGAGACCGCCGAGAAGGGCATCGACTGGCTGCGCCTGCACGCCAGGGGCCGCCCCGGGCACGGCTCGATGATGCACGACGACAACGCGGTCACCGCGCTGGCCGAGGCGGTGGCCCGGATCGGCCGGCACCGCTTCCCCGTGGTGGTCACCGACACCGTGCGGGCGTTCCTGGAGGAGGTCTCCGACCTGCTCGGCATCGAGCTGGACCCGGAGGACCCGGAGACCGCCATCGCCAAGCTCGGGCCGATCGCCAACATCATCGGCGCGACGATCCGCAACACCGCCAACCCGACCCGGCTCGCCGCCGGCTACAAGGACAACGTCATCCCCGGCCGGGCCACCGCCACCATCGACTGCCGCAGCCTGCCCGGGCAGTCGGAGCTGTTGGAGCGGCAGCTGCGCGAGCTGGTCGGCCCGGACATCGCCATCGAGTACCTCCAACGCCAGCCGGCGCTGGAGACGACGTTCGACGGCGACCTGGTCGAGGCGATGTCGGCTGCGCTGCGCGCCGAGGATCCGGGGGCGCGACCGGTGCCGTACATGCTCTCCGGCGGCACCGACGCCAAGGCGTTCTCGCAGCTCGGCATCCGCTGTTTCGGCTTCGCGCCGCTGCGGTTGCCCGCCGACCTGAACTTCTCCGCGCTGTTCCACGGCATCGACGAGCGGGTTCCGGTGGACGGACTACAGTTCGGCGTGCGGGTTCTCGACCGGTTCCTCCGCACCTGCTAA
- a CDS encoding hemerythrin domain-containing protein, whose product MTVPLPPLPPTGEDDGFRPGGRSVADILDAEHRQLHELLRRLTDPGPEPAPEHGLEVLTAAMSRHLSAEEQYLLPAVRAALPDAADRIDRAIADDRALLTALKGLTDDGLDGVAERIRHHVEEAGALVAALREVASAEELIRLGNRLEIAEEAAPTRPHPGTPATPPWNRVVEPAVGVVDKVRDAVTGRPTYLADLTEPPPG is encoded by the coding sequence ATGACCGTTCCCCTGCCACCGCTGCCGCCCACCGGAGAGGACGACGGCTTCCGGCCCGGCGGGCGCAGCGTCGCCGACATCCTCGACGCCGAGCACCGGCAGCTTCACGAGTTGCTGCGGCGGCTCACCGACCCGGGCCCGGAGCCCGCCCCCGAGCACGGCCTGGAGGTGCTGACGGCGGCGATGTCCCGGCACCTCTCCGCCGAGGAGCAGTACCTGCTGCCCGCCGTCCGGGCCGCCCTGCCCGACGCGGCGGACCGGATCGACCGGGCCATCGCGGACGACCGGGCCCTGCTGACCGCCCTCAAGGGGCTGACCGACGACGGGCTCGACGGCGTCGCCGAGCGGATCCGGCACCACGTCGAGGAGGCGGGCGCGCTGGTCGCGGCGCTGCGCGAGGTGGCCAGCGCCGAGGAGCTGATCCGCCTGGGCAACCGGCTGGAGATCGCCGAGGAGGCGGCCCCGACGCGCCCGCACCCGGGCACCCCGGCGACCCCACCGTGGAACCGGGTCGTCGAACCCGCGGTGGGCGTGGTCGACAAGGTCCGCGACGCCGTCACCGGCCGACCCACCTATCTGGCCGACCTGACCGAGCCGCCGCCGGGCTGA
- a CDS encoding LysR family transcriptional regulator: MNLELRHLRVVCAIAETGSVTKAASTLGLAQPALTAQLQRIERTLGGPLFERDRRGARPTALGELVLARARVLLPAMKGLQDEAARLAGGGDAPRRYRFGGVNSPILGRLVHRLAAEPPPAQITMHASWSADELAQLVAGGRLDFALIGVCGDAAPPAEYGLSWREVSVDPVLVLLPEQHPLADRAEVSLVDLRREQWVAAPGDGCFGDCFAAACARAGFTPRKVYETDVRCCVDMVDSGAAIALCQAIFRPVAGLVTRMLAGTPLRWRLMLGWHPDSPAARDAELVLETALAAYTDSLAAHPDYLAWLLRNPAYGGRRLTAAGADGVRTA, from the coding sequence ATGAATCTGGAGCTGCGACACCTGAGGGTGGTCTGCGCGATCGCGGAGACGGGGAGCGTGACCAAGGCGGCATCGACGCTCGGCCTGGCCCAACCGGCACTCACCGCCCAGCTCCAGCGCATCGAGCGGACCCTGGGCGGGCCGCTGTTCGAGCGGGACCGCCGCGGTGCCCGTCCCACCGCCCTCGGTGAGCTGGTGCTCGCCCGGGCCCGGGTGCTGTTGCCGGCGATGAAGGGCCTGCAGGACGAGGCGGCGCGGCTGGCCGGCGGCGGCGACGCGCCCCGCCGGTACCGGTTCGGCGGGGTGAACAGCCCCATCCTCGGCCGGCTCGTGCACCGGCTCGCCGCCGAACCCCCGCCGGCCCAGATCACCATGCACGCCTCCTGGTCGGCCGACGAGCTGGCCCAGCTCGTCGCCGGCGGCCGGCTGGACTTCGCGCTGATCGGGGTGTGCGGCGACGCGGCCCCGCCAGCGGAGTACGGGTTGAGCTGGCGGGAGGTGTCGGTCGACCCGGTGCTGGTGCTGCTGCCGGAGCAGCATCCGCTGGCCGACCGGGCCGAGGTGAGCCTGGTGGACCTGCGCCGCGAGCAGTGGGTCGCCGCGCCGGGCGACGGCTGTTTCGGCGACTGCTTCGCCGCCGCCTGCGCCCGGGCCGGCTTCACCCCCCGCAAGGTGTACGAGACCGACGTGCGCTGCTGCGTCGACATGGTGGACTCGGGCGCGGCGATCGCGCTCTGCCAGGCCATCTTCCGCCCGGTCGCCGGGCTGGTCACCCGGATGCTGGCCGGGACGCCGCTGCGCTGGCGGCTGATGCTGGGCTGGCATCCCGACTCCCCCGCCGCCCGGGACGCCGAACTGGTGCTGGAGACCGCGCTGGCCGCGTACACCGACTCGCTGGCGGCCCACCCGGACTACCTGGCCTGGCTGCTGCGCAACCCGGCGTACGGGGGGCGGAGGCTGACGGCCGCCGGGGCCGACGGGGTGCGAACGGCGTGA
- a CDS encoding DUF3140 domain-containing protein, with protein sequence MVREQRLEPEVEVLWDDFHAQVNVSSEQLRQWLLTRGSGEESFGPDPDLDLPGLGRRILRVLTKRKVDLTPEDIGVMRDAIDEIQSRLDEKPPRGNADDEWRHSLLDLGHDVLVER encoded by the coding sequence ATGGTACGCGAGCAGCGGCTCGAACCCGAGGTGGAGGTGCTCTGGGACGACTTCCACGCCCAGGTGAACGTCTCGTCGGAGCAGTTGCGGCAATGGCTGCTCACCCGCGGCTCCGGGGAGGAGTCGTTCGGGCCCGACCCGGATCTCGACCTGCCCGGGTTGGGCCGGCGGATCCTGCGGGTGCTGACCAAACGCAAGGTCGACCTCACCCCGGAGGACATCGGGGTGATGCGGGACGCGATCGACGAGATCCAGTCCCGGCTGGACGAGAAGCCGCCGCGCGGCAACGCCGACGACGAGTGGCGGCACTCCCTGCTCGACCTGGGCCACGACGTCCTCGTCGAACGCTGA
- a CDS encoding ATP-dependent Clp protease ATP-binding subunit, whose translation MMGPGDFGSDPWDEFLARYFGRGEGGRRPAHRVDITRLMTADAREMLADAARRAAQRQSSDLDTDHLLWAALQREPLRDLVRRAGADPDTLLNALGGRGDGAPKGEVPPNLSLTPAAKRALLDAHQLSRAMGANYIGPEHILMALPLNPESPAGRMLAAGRIQPESLQAASAERGPMTGPKPDRGTPTLDQYGQDLTDLARNDQIDPVIGRADEIEQAVEILSRRTKNNPVLIGEAGVGKTAIVEGLAEKICDGDVPQTLLGKRVIQLDLAGLVAGTRYRGDFEERLKKVIDEIRAHRDELIVFLDEIHTLVGAGGAGSEGGMDASNMLKPALARGELRVIGATTLDEYRKSIEKDAALARRFQPVFVPEPTVEDTVAILRGLRDRYEAHHQVRFTDEALVAAAELSDRYVTDRFLPDKAIDLIDQAGARVRLRTRTPASDVRELETQLDEVRRDKEQAVADEQYEKASALRDRLAEVEEQIRRARGDEGGSSQVPAVGPQEIAEVVSRATGIPISQLTEEERDRLLRLEGQLHEKVVGQEDAVTAVAEAVRRSRAGLADPNRPMGSFLFLGPTGVGKTELARALAESLFGEADRMVRVDMSEFQERHTVSRLVGAPPGYVGYEEAGQLTEAVRRRPYAVVLLDEIEKAHADVFNILLQVLEDGRLTDSQGRTVNFKNTVLIMTSNLGSELITGAQRAVGFGTGAEGGDQEREELRERLMRRLQENFRPEFLNRIDEVIIFRRLEAEQLRQITGLLLEETRRRLHAQDIQVEFTTAGIDWIAENGYQPEFGARPLRRVIQREVDNQLSRMLLESAISPGQKVTVDTRDGRLAFDVAAGERGYTAATTSHPR comes from the coding sequence ATGATGGGACCCGGTGACTTCGGCTCCGACCCCTGGGACGAGTTCCTGGCCCGCTACTTCGGCCGGGGTGAGGGTGGGCGCCGACCCGCGCACCGGGTCGACATCACCCGGCTGATGACCGCCGACGCCCGGGAGATGCTGGCCGACGCGGCCCGCCGAGCCGCCCAGCGGCAGAGCTCCGACCTCGACACCGACCACCTGCTCTGGGCGGCGCTGCAACGCGAACCGCTGCGTGACCTCGTCCGCCGCGCCGGTGCCGACCCGGACACGCTGCTCAACGCGCTCGGCGGGCGCGGCGACGGCGCGCCCAAGGGCGAGGTACCGCCCAACCTGTCGCTCACCCCGGCGGCCAAGCGGGCGTTGCTCGACGCCCACCAGTTGTCCCGGGCGATGGGCGCCAACTACATCGGCCCCGAACACATCCTGATGGCGTTGCCGCTGAACCCGGAGTCCCCGGCCGGGCGGATGCTCGCCGCCGGCCGGATCCAGCCGGAGTCGTTGCAGGCGGCCAGCGCCGAGCGCGGGCCGATGACCGGGCCGAAGCCCGACCGCGGCACGCCCACCCTGGACCAGTACGGCCAGGACCTCACCGACCTGGCCCGCAACGACCAGATCGACCCGGTGATCGGCCGGGCCGACGAGATCGAGCAGGCCGTCGAGATCCTGTCCCGGCGGACGAAGAACAACCCGGTGCTGATCGGCGAGGCCGGTGTCGGCAAGACCGCGATCGTGGAGGGCCTGGCGGAGAAGATCTGTGACGGCGACGTGCCGCAGACGCTGCTCGGCAAGCGGGTGATCCAGCTCGACCTGGCCGGACTGGTGGCCGGCACCCGATACCGGGGCGACTTCGAGGAGCGGCTGAAGAAGGTCATCGACGAGATCCGGGCGCACCGCGATGAGCTGATCGTCTTCCTGGACGAGATCCACACCCTGGTCGGCGCGGGTGGGGCGGGCAGCGAGGGCGGCATGGACGCCTCGAACATGCTGAAGCCGGCGCTGGCCCGGGGCGAACTGCGGGTGATCGGCGCGACCACGCTGGACGAGTACCGAAAGAGCATCGAGAAGGACGCGGCGTTGGCCCGGCGGTTCCAGCCGGTGTTCGTGCCGGAGCCCACGGTCGAGGACACCGTGGCGATCCTGCGCGGGCTGCGGGACCGCTACGAGGCCCACCACCAGGTGCGGTTCACCGACGAGGCGCTGGTCGCCGCGGCCGAGTTGTCCGACCGGTACGTCACCGACCGGTTCCTGCCGGACAAGGCGATCGACCTGATCGACCAGGCCGGCGCCCGGGTCCGGCTGCGTACCCGCACCCCCGCCTCCGACGTGCGGGAGCTGGAGACCCAGCTCGACGAGGTACGCCGGGACAAGGAACAGGCCGTCGCCGACGAGCAGTACGAGAAGGCGTCCGCGCTGCGCGACCGGCTCGCCGAGGTGGAGGAGCAGATCCGCCGGGCGCGGGGTGACGAGGGCGGCTCCTCACAGGTGCCGGCGGTCGGGCCGCAGGAGATCGCCGAGGTGGTCTCCCGGGCCACCGGGATTCCGATCAGCCAGCTCACCGAGGAGGAACGCGACCGGCTGCTGCGCCTGGAGGGCCAGCTGCACGAGAAGGTGGTCGGTCAGGAGGACGCGGTGACCGCGGTCGCCGAGGCGGTGCGCCGCTCGCGCGCCGGGCTGGCCGACCCGAACCGCCCGATGGGCAGCTTCCTCTTCCTCGGGCCCACCGGCGTCGGCAAGACCGAGCTGGCCCGGGCCCTCGCGGAGTCGCTGTTCGGCGAGGCCGACCGGATGGTCCGGGTGGACATGAGCGAGTTCCAGGAGCGGCACACGGTCAGCCGCCTCGTCGGCGCCCCGCCGGGGTATGTCGGCTACGAGGAGGCCGGCCAGCTCACCGAGGCGGTACGCCGTCGCCCGTACGCGGTGGTGCTGCTGGACGAGATCGAGAAGGCCCACGCCGACGTGTTCAACATCCTGCTCCAGGTGCTCGAGGACGGGCGGCTCACCGACAGCCAGGGCCGTACGGTCAACTTCAAGAACACCGTGCTGATCATGACGAGCAACCTGGGCTCGGAGCTGATCACCGGTGCCCAGCGCGCGGTCGGGTTCGGCACCGGTGCGGAGGGCGGCGACCAGGAGCGCGAGGAGCTGCGTGAGCGGCTGATGCGCCGGCTCCAGGAGAACTTCCGGCCGGAGTTCCTCAACCGCATCGACGAGGTGATCATTTTCCGCCGGCTGGAGGCCGAGCAGCTGCGCCAGATCACCGGCCTGCTGCTGGAGGAGACCCGCCGCCGGCTGCACGCCCAGGACATCCAGGTCGAATTCACCACCGCCGGCATCGACTGGATCGCCGAGAACGGCTACCAGCCGGAGTTCGGCGCGCGGCCGTTGCGTCGGGTCATCCAGCGGGAGGTGGACAACCAGCTGTCCCGGATGCTGCTGGAATCGGCGATCTCGCCCGGCCAGAAGGTCACCGTGGACACCCGCGACGGGCGACTCGCCTTCGACGTGGCCGCCGGCGAGCGCGGCTACACCGCGGCCACCACGTCCCATCCCCGATGA